A section of the Macaca thibetana thibetana isolate TM-01 chromosome 10, ASM2454274v1, whole genome shotgun sequence genome encodes:
- the LOC126929186 gene encoding eukaryotic initiation factor 4A-I-like, protein MSASQDSRSRDNGPDGMEPEGVIESNWNEIVDSFDDMNLSESLLRGIYAYGFEKPSAIQQRAILPCIKGYDVIAQAQSGTGKTATFAISILQQIELDLKATQALVLAPTRELAQQIQKVVMALGDYMGASCHACIGGTNVRAEVQKLQMEAPHIIVGTPGRVFDMLNWRYLSPKYIKMFVLDEADEMLSRGFKDQIYDIFQKLNSNTQVVLLSATMPSDVLEVTKKFMRDPIWILVKKEELTLEGIRQFYINVEREEWKLDTLCDLYETLTITQAVIFINTRRKVDWLTKKMHARDFTVSAMHGDMDQKEQDVIMREFRSGSSRVLITTDLLARGIDVQQVSLVINYDLPTNRENYIHRIGRGGRFGRKGVAINMVTEEDKRTLRDIETFYNTSIEEMPLNVADLI, encoded by the coding sequence ATGTCTGCGAGCCAGGATTCCCGATCCAGAGACAATGGCCCCGATGGGATGGAGCCCGAAGGCGTCATCGAGAGTAACTGGAATGAGATTGTTGACAGCTTTGATGACATGAACCTCTCAGAGTCTCTTCTCCGTGGCATCTACGCCTATGGTTTTGAGAAGCCGTCTGCCATCCAGCAGCGAGCCATTCTACCTTGTATCAAGGGTTACGATGTGATCGCTCAAGCCCAATCTGGGACTGGGAAAACGGCCACATTTGCCATATCAATTCTGCAGCAGATCGAATTAGATCTAAAAGCCACCCAGGCCTTGGTCCTGGCACCCACTCGAGAATTGGCTCAGCAGATACAGAAGGTGGTCATGGCACTAGGAGACTACATGGGTGCCTCCTGTCATGCCTGTATTGGGGGCACCAATGTGCGTGCTGAGGTGCAGAAACTGCAGATGGAAGCCCCCCACATAATCGTGGGGACCCCTGGCCGAGTGTTTGATATGCTTAACTGGAGATACCTGTCTCCCAAATACATCAAGATGTTTGTACTGGACGAAGCTGACGAAATGTTAAGCCGTGGATTCAAGGACCAGATCTATGACATATTCCAAAAGCTCAACAGCAACACCCAGGTAGTTTTGCTGTCAGCTACAATGCCTTCTGATGTGCTTGAGGTGACCAAGAAGTTCATGAGGGACCCCATTTGGATTCTTGTCAAGAAGGAAGAGTTGACCCTGGAGGGTATCCGCCAATTCTACATCAACGTGGAACGAGAGGAGTGGAAGCTGGACACACTATGTGACTTGTATGAAACGCTGACCATCACCCAGGCAGTCATCTTCATCAACACCCGGAGGAAGGTGGACTGGCTCACCAAGAAGATGCATGCTCGAGATTTCACTGTCTCTGCCATGCATGGAGATATGGACCAAAAGGAACAAGACGTGATCATGAGGGAGTTTCGTTCTGGCTCTAGCAGAGTTTTGATTACCACTGACCTGCTGGCCAGAGGCATTGATGTGCAGCAGGTTTCTTTAGTCATCAACTATgaccttcccaccaacagggaAAACTATATCCACAGAATCGGTCGAGGTGGACGGTTTGGCCGTAAAGGTGTGGCTATTAACATGGTGACAGAAGAAGACAAGAGGACTCTTCGAGACATCGAGACCTTCTATAACACCTCCATTGAGGAAATGCCCCTCAATGTTGCCGACCTCATCTGA